From a region of the Paraburkholderia caribensis genome:
- the kdgR gene encoding DNA-binding transcriptional regulator KdgR, with protein sequence MAAIDKLKTTAAAPRKRAAAPPASDADAADKGESLSSIARVFAILGAIGDSGQIGISELSQRLSLSKTTVHRVLQTLRALGYVTQEVETERYRLTIRLFELGAKALESVDLVREADIEMRRIAGATREAVHLGTFDEDAIIYIHKIDADYGLRMQSRIGRRNPLHSTAIGKVLLAWMEPAEAREVLSHVEFRKSTAKTLASADAVMSILPQVRAQGYGEDIEEQEEGLRCLAVPVFDRFGRVIAGLSVSFPTMRCGADTRLHYVGLLKAAGAAVSARLGYREQAQEAAEVTHPG encoded by the coding sequence ATGGCAGCCATCGACAAACTCAAGACCACGGCCGCCGCGCCCCGCAAGCGCGCCGCCGCCCCGCCCGCGTCCGACGCGGACGCCGCCGACAAAGGCGAATCGCTGTCGTCGATCGCGCGCGTGTTCGCGATCCTCGGCGCGATTGGCGACAGCGGGCAGATTGGCATCAGCGAGCTGTCGCAACGGCTTTCGCTGTCGAAGACGACGGTGCATCGCGTGCTGCAGACGCTCAGGGCGCTTGGGTATGTGACGCAAGAGGTCGAGACCGAGCGGTATCGCCTGACCATCCGCCTGTTCGAACTGGGCGCGAAGGCGCTGGAAAGCGTCGATCTCGTGCGCGAGGCCGACATCGAAATGCGGCGCATTGCGGGCGCGACGCGTGAGGCCGTGCATCTCGGCACATTCGACGAAGACGCGATTATCTACATTCACAAGATCGACGCCGACTATGGGTTGCGGATGCAGTCGCGCATTGGGCGGCGCAATCCGTTGCATAGCACGGCGATTGGCAAGGTGTTGCTGGCGTGGATGGAGCCTGCTGAAGCGCGCGAGGTGTTGTCGCATGTCGAGTTTCGCAAGTCGACGGCGAAGACGCTGGCCTCTGCCGATGCCGTGATGAGCATTTTGCCGCAAGTGCGGGCGCAGGGTTATGGCGAGGATATCGAGGAGCAGGAAGAAGGCTTGCGATGTCTGGCTGTGCCTGTGTTCGATCGATTCGGGCGTGTGATTGCGGGGCTTTCTGTGTCGTTTCCGACCATGCGGTGCGGGGCTGATACCAGGTTGCATTACGTGGGTTTGCTCAAGGCTGCAGGGGCTGCTGTGTCGGCGCGACTCGGGTATCGTGAGCAGGCGCAGGAGGCGGCTGAGGTCACGCATCCGGGATGA
- the kdgT gene encoding 2-keto-3-deoxygluconate transporter, which produces MKLKKVIDRVPGGLMLIPLLLGACVHSFAPGAGKYFGSFTNGLITGTVPILAVWFFCMGATIDLRATGTVLRKSGTLLVTKMLVAWLATIVASSLLPIDGIKTGLFAGLSVLAITTSMDMTNGGLYAAVMQQYGTKEEAGAFVLMSIESGPLVSMIILGATGVAFFEPRLFIGAVLPFVIGFTLGNLDSALRELFGRCVVPLIPFFGFALGNGIDLNVIVKSGIPGVLLGLGVIVITGIPLILADRYIAGGNGAAGLAASSTAGAAVANPSIIGEMIPRFKPMVPAATAMVATACLVTAILVPILTAMWARRARLKAGQSARMDEDEAGPLPQPLGAHE; this is translated from the coding sequence ATGAAACTGAAGAAGGTAATCGACCGCGTACCGGGTGGTCTCATGCTGATACCGCTGTTGCTCGGCGCGTGCGTGCATTCGTTCGCGCCTGGCGCCGGCAAGTATTTTGGGTCGTTCACGAATGGCCTGATCACGGGCACCGTGCCGATTCTCGCTGTCTGGTTCTTCTGCATGGGCGCGACCATCGATCTGCGCGCCACGGGCACCGTGCTGCGCAAATCGGGCACTTTGCTCGTCACGAAGATGCTGGTCGCGTGGCTCGCGACGATCGTCGCGTCTTCGCTGCTGCCTATAGACGGCATCAAGACGGGGCTGTTCGCCGGGCTGTCGGTGCTGGCCATCACGACCTCGATGGACATGACCAACGGCGGCCTCTATGCCGCCGTGATGCAGCAGTACGGCACGAAGGAAGAAGCGGGCGCGTTCGTGCTGATGTCGATCGAATCGGGGCCGCTCGTCAGCATGATCATTCTCGGCGCGACGGGCGTCGCGTTCTTCGAGCCGCGGCTGTTCATCGGCGCGGTGCTGCCGTTCGTCATCGGCTTCACGCTCGGCAATCTCGATAGCGCGCTGCGCGAACTGTTCGGCCGCTGCGTGGTGCCGTTGATTCCGTTCTTCGGCTTTGCGCTCGGCAACGGCATCGACCTGAACGTGATCGTCAAGAGCGGCATTCCGGGCGTGCTGCTCGGGCTCGGCGTGATCGTCATCACGGGCATTCCGCTGATTCTCGCCGACCGCTATATTGCGGGCGGCAATGGCGCGGCGGGTCTGGCGGCATCGTCGACGGCGGGCGCGGCCGTCGCCAATCCGTCGATCATCGGCGAGATGATTCCGCGCTTCAAGCCGATGGTGCCGGCAGCGACGGCGATGGTCGCCACCGCGTGTCTCGTCACCGCGATTCTCGTACCGATCCTGACGGCGATGTGGGCGAGGCGTGCCCGGCTGAAAGCAGGGCAGAGCGCGCGGATGGACGAGGACGAAGCGGGGCCGTTGCCGCAGCCGCTCGGCGCGCACGAATAA
- a CDS encoding MFS transporter, translated as MQAKSPRLRRIQWVALTFLTLAGIVNYLDRSTLSIANHSVSGELGLTASQMGLLLSAFSFAYAFSQLPVGAMLDRFGARVMLGLGMFVWSCAQLCGGLVHTLPQFLAARIALGIGEAPQFPAGAKVVSEWYALRERGRPTGIFTTSSTIGPALAPPILTVLLLSFGWRWMFVVMGVLGIAVSIGWYMIYRNRADIALEPHEVKHLTEEEPLARAERKMTFVEWRGLFGSATTWGMIFGFMGVIYMVWLYLTWLPAYLEHERHLTIAKTGWVVSIPYIFGTLGMLSSGFVADGLMARGMAPIRSRKWPICCGLIGAAVFTVPAAFTPTLTLAIVYLSLAMYFVNLASGAAWALVSVAAPRHLVASLGSIQNFGGYFGGSFAPFITGVVVDKTHSFVNAFLISAGVAFAAALVYMFVVRMPIAERADEGAAAETRMTHS; from the coding sequence ATGCAAGCGAAATCACCGCGCCTCAGGCGCATTCAATGGGTCGCGCTAACGTTCCTGACGCTGGCGGGCATCGTCAATTATCTGGACCGCAGCACGCTTTCCATCGCCAATCATTCGGTGAGCGGCGAGCTGGGTTTGACGGCGTCGCAAATGGGGCTGCTGCTGTCGGCCTTTTCGTTTGCGTACGCATTTTCGCAGCTTCCCGTCGGCGCGATGCTCGACCGCTTCGGCGCGCGCGTGATGCTCGGTCTGGGCATGTTCGTGTGGTCGTGCGCTCAACTGTGCGGCGGCCTCGTGCATACGTTGCCGCAGTTTCTCGCGGCGCGCATCGCGCTCGGCATCGGCGAGGCGCCGCAATTTCCGGCGGGCGCGAAAGTCGTCAGCGAATGGTATGCACTGCGCGAACGTGGCCGCCCGACGGGCATCTTCACCACCTCGTCGACGATCGGCCCGGCACTCGCGCCGCCCATTCTCACCGTGCTGCTGCTCTCGTTCGGCTGGCGCTGGATGTTCGTCGTGATGGGCGTGCTCGGGATTGCGGTGTCGATCGGCTGGTACATGATCTATCGCAATCGCGCCGACATCGCGCTCGAACCGCACGAGGTCAAGCATCTGACGGAAGAAGAGCCGCTCGCGCGCGCGGAACGCAAGATGACGTTCGTGGAATGGCGCGGCCTGTTCGGTTCCGCGACCACGTGGGGCATGATCTTCGGCTTCATGGGCGTGATCTATATGGTGTGGCTGTATCTCACGTGGCTGCCCGCGTATCTCGAACACGAACGGCATCTGACCATCGCGAAGACGGGCTGGGTCGTGTCGATTCCGTACATCTTCGGCACGCTCGGCATGCTGTCGAGCGGCTTCGTCGCCGATGGCCTGATGGCGCGCGGCATGGCGCCCATCCGCAGCCGCAAGTGGCCGATCTGCTGCGGCCTGATCGGCGCGGCCGTGTTCACGGTGCCCGCCGCATTCACGCCGACGCTGACGCTCGCGATCGTCTATCTCTCTCTTGCGATGTACTTCGTCAACCTGGCGAGCGGCGCGGCATGGGCGCTCGTCAGCGTGGCCGCGCCGCGGCACCTCGTGGCGTCGCTGGGCAGCATCCAGAACTTCGGCGGCTATTTCGGCGGCTCGTTCGCGCCGTTCATCACGGGCGTGGTGGTCGACAAGACGCATTCGTTCGTCAACGCGTTCCTGATCAGCGCGGGTGTCGCGTTCGCGGCGGCGCTCGTGTACATGTTCGTCGTGCGCATGCCGATCGCCGAACGCGCCG
- a CDS encoding MFS transporter → MPSSTSTLARSDTPAALTRGLIALFAFSCGAIVANLYYAQPITELIAPSIHMSSSMASLIVSLTQIGYALGLFFLVPLGDLLENRKLMITTALVSIASLAAASFTHAPGAFLAVSLLIGFSSVAVQILIPLAAHLAPDETRGRVVGTIMGGLLLGILLSRPISSVVAGHFGWRVVFGSAAVLMAIVTTVLALTIPKRQPSHQATYPQLIASLGHLLRTMPVLRHRALYQALMFGSFSLFWTAVPVELTRHYGLSQTAIAVFALVGAIGATSAPIAGRLADAGHTVRATLIALVVGALAYTPGLIHPAWGVAGLVVTGVVLDFAVQMNMVLGQREIYALHAASRNRLNALYMTSIFVGGAIGSALASPLYDHGGWTLVASVATAFPVFALAHYLVIGRPHAAGHA, encoded by the coding sequence ATGCCCAGCAGTACTTCGACGCTCGCACGCAGCGACACACCAGCCGCGCTCACGCGCGGCCTGATCGCGCTATTCGCATTCAGTTGCGGCGCGATCGTCGCCAACCTGTACTACGCGCAACCGATCACTGAACTGATCGCCCCGTCCATCCACATGTCGAGTAGCATGGCGAGCCTGATCGTCTCGCTCACGCAGATCGGCTACGCGCTCGGCCTGTTCTTCCTCGTGCCGCTAGGCGATCTGCTAGAAAACCGCAAGCTGATGATCACGACAGCGCTCGTATCGATTGCGAGCCTCGCGGCCGCGTCGTTCACGCATGCGCCGGGCGCATTTCTCGCAGTCTCGCTGCTGATCGGCTTCAGCTCCGTTGCAGTGCAGATCCTGATTCCGCTAGCCGCGCATCTCGCGCCGGATGAAACGCGTGGACGCGTCGTAGGCACGATCATGGGCGGGCTGCTACTCGGCATCCTGCTGTCGCGGCCCATTTCGAGCGTCGTCGCCGGTCATTTCGGATGGCGCGTCGTATTCGGCTCGGCCGCCGTGCTTATGGCAATCGTCACGACCGTGCTCGCGCTGACCATTCCAAAGCGCCAGCCCTCGCACCAGGCCACCTATCCGCAACTGATCGCATCGCTCGGCCATCTGCTGCGCACCATGCCCGTGCTGCGTCATCGCGCGCTGTATCAGGCGTTGATGTTCGGCTCGTTCAGCCTGTTCTGGACCGCCGTGCCCGTCGAGCTGACCCGGCATTACGGCCTGTCGCAGACGGCAATCGCCGTGTTCGCGCTGGTGGGCGCAATCGGCGCGACGTCGGCGCCCATCGCGGGCCGGCTCGCGGACGCAGGCCACACGGTGCGTGCGACGCTGATCGCGCTCGTGGTCGGCGCGCTCGCCTATACGCCAGGTCTGATCCATCCGGCGTGGGGCGTTGCCGGTCTCGTCGTGACGGGTGTCGTGCTCGACTTCGCGGTGCAGATGAACATGGTGCTCGGCCAGCGCGAAATCTACGCGCTGCACGCCGCGAGCCGCAACCGCTTGAACGCGCTGTATATGACGAGCATCTTCGTCGGTGGCGCGATCGGTTCGGCGCTCGCCAGCCCGCTGTACGATCACGGCGGCTGGACGCTGGTGGCAAGCGTCGCGACGGCTTTCCCAGTGTTCGCGCTCGCACATTACCTCGTGATCGGCCGGCCGCATGCAGCAGGCCACGCATGA
- a CDS encoding alpha/beta fold hydrolase — translation MFEGFTDASAHIDGITIHAIKGGRGPALLLLHGHPQTHAIWHKVAPALAARFTVIAADLRGYGDSGKPQGMADHANYSKRRMALDQVELMRAHGFASFAVIGHDRGGRVAARMALDHPDAVERLVTLDVAPTLAMYEKTSFDFARAYWHWFMLVRPAPFPETLIRADPDLYLKQTIGARSAGLAPFTAEAYAEYLRCLSNPATAHGICEDYRASVTIDLEHDRATLAAHEQIKCGFLALWGAHGVIQQCFAPLAEWRPYAPQVQGEALPCGHYIPEEAPQLLLDRVLPFLGA, via the coding sequence ATGTTCGAAGGATTCACCGATGCGTCGGCCCACATCGACGGCATCACGATTCACGCAATCAAGGGCGGACGCGGTCCCGCGCTGCTGCTGTTGCACGGCCACCCGCAGACCCACGCAATCTGGCACAAGGTCGCGCCCGCACTGGCCGCCCGCTTCACCGTGATCGCCGCCGACCTGCGCGGCTACGGCGACAGCGGCAAACCGCAAGGCATGGCGGATCACGCGAACTACTCGAAGCGCCGCATGGCGCTCGATCAGGTCGAATTGATGCGCGCTCACGGCTTCGCGTCGTTTGCCGTGATCGGCCATGACCGCGGCGGGCGCGTGGCCGCGCGCATGGCGCTCGATCACCCCGACGCCGTCGAACGCCTCGTCACGCTCGACGTCGCGCCGACGCTCGCGATGTACGAGAAGACCTCGTTCGATTTCGCCCGCGCCTACTGGCACTGGTTCATGCTGGTGCGGCCCGCGCCGTTTCCGGAGACGCTGATCCGCGCGGACCCGGACCTCTATCTGAAGCAGACGATCGGCGCGCGCAGCGCAGGGCTCGCGCCGTTCACGGCCGAAGCCTACGCCGAATATCTGCGCTGTCTGTCCAACCCCGCGACCGCGCATGGCATCTGCGAGGACTACCGGGCAAGCGTCACGATCGACCTCGAACACGACCGCGCGACGCTCGCCGCGCATGAGCAGATCAAGTGCGGCTTCCTCGCGCTATGGGGCGCACACGGCGTGATCCAGCAGTGCTTCGCGCCGCTTGCGGAGTGGCGGCCATACGCACCGCAAGTCCAGGGCGAAGCACTGCCCTGCGGCCACTACATCCCGGAAGAAGCGCCGCAACTTTTACTGGACCGCGTGCTGCCCTTTCTTGGCGCGTGA
- a CDS encoding SDR family NAD(P)-dependent oxidoreductase — translation MNAPLDLRRASYDFAGAVAVVTGGLRGIGAAIAGRLAECGASVAVWDRDTQASFTDSPRIACFPVDIADIASVERAAQATLERFGGVNVLVNNAGYAGPTMPLDEYDPAEWSRIVDVNLKGTFNVCRQLVPTLRRARDARIVNIASLAGKEGTPNASAYSAAKAGVLALTKSLGKELARGSVLVNAIAPAAVRTTLLEQMSHAHVQTMIDKSPMKRLGEPDEVAELALWLCSSSCTFSTGAVFDLSGGRATC, via the coding sequence GTGAATGCGCCTCTCGACTTGCGCCGCGCATCGTACGACTTTGCGGGCGCAGTGGCCGTCGTGACGGGCGGCTTGCGCGGGATCGGCGCGGCGATCGCGGGCCGGCTCGCGGAATGCGGCGCATCGGTTGCCGTGTGGGATCGCGATACGCAGGCTTCGTTCACCGATAGCCCGCGCATCGCGTGCTTTCCCGTCGATATCGCGGACATCGCATCGGTAGAGCGCGCTGCGCAGGCGACGCTTGAACGCTTCGGCGGCGTGAACGTGCTCGTCAACAATGCGGGCTACGCGGGACCGACGATGCCGCTCGACGAATACGATCCCGCCGAATGGTCGCGCATCGTCGATGTGAACCTCAAGGGGACCTTCAACGTTTGCCGGCAACTGGTGCCCACGCTGCGCCGCGCGCGCGACGCGCGCATCGTCAACATTGCGTCGCTCGCGGGCAAGGAAGGCACGCCGAATGCGTCGGCGTATAGCGCGGCGAAAGCGGGCGTGCTGGCGCTGACGAAGTCGCTCGGCAAGGAACTCGCGCGAGGCAGCGTGCTCGTCAACGCGATCGCACCGGCAGCGGTGCGCACGACGCTGCTCGAACAGATGTCGCACGCGCACGTGCAGACCATGATCGACAAGAGCCCGATGAAGCGCCTCGGGGAGCCCGACGAGGTCGCGGAATTGGCGCTGTGGCTGTGCTCGTCGTCGTGCACGTTCAGCACGGGTGCGGTGTTCGATCTTTCTGGAGGACGCGCTACCTGTTGA
- a CDS encoding LysR family transcriptional regulator — protein sequence MDKLLALNTLLEVADAGGFARAAQRLGVATSSVTRLMDALEASLGTALLTRTPRKVSLTDAGTAYVEQISKVLDDLAEADESILDSGAAPVGALRITVPSAYNRMRLAPHLAAFLAEYPRVALDVVVADHYADLALDRIDVAVRIGLLSRDPNLVVKKLADNPRYLVASHDYLQRAGTPPTPAALAGHECLRIAYGGSYRARQVWTFSRDAEHERIDVRGRLISNSLEMLLEAALAGQGLALLPDWLVNHEIDAGRLMRLFTDYDVTPQNGEAVVYAAYLPNRRHSSKVKALLRFLETRIGGATESAAETLR from the coding sequence ATGGACAAACTCCTCGCGTTGAACACATTGCTCGAAGTCGCCGATGCAGGCGGTTTCGCCCGCGCCGCACAGCGCCTCGGCGTCGCCACGTCGTCGGTCACGCGGCTGATGGACGCGCTCGAAGCATCGCTCGGCACAGCCCTGCTCACCCGCACGCCGCGTAAGGTCAGCCTGACGGATGCAGGCACCGCCTACGTCGAGCAGATATCCAAAGTGCTCGACGATCTCGCCGAGGCCGACGAGAGCATTCTCGACAGCGGCGCTGCACCCGTCGGCGCGCTGCGCATCACCGTGCCGTCCGCATACAACCGCATGCGGCTCGCGCCGCATCTCGCCGCGTTTCTCGCCGAGTATCCGCGCGTCGCGCTCGATGTCGTCGTCGCCGATCACTACGCAGACCTCGCCCTCGATCGCATCGACGTCGCCGTGCGCATCGGTCTGCTGTCGCGCGATCCGAATCTCGTCGTGAAGAAACTCGCGGACAATCCGCGCTATCTCGTCGCAAGCCACGACTATCTGCAACGCGCAGGCACGCCGCCGACCCCCGCCGCGCTCGCCGGGCACGAATGTCTGCGCATCGCATACGGCGGCAGTTATCGCGCGCGCCAGGTATGGACGTTCAGCCGCGACGCGGAACACGAACGTATCGATGTGCGCGGACGGCTCATTTCCAACAGCCTGGAGATGCTGCTCGAAGCCGCGCTCGCCGGGCAAGGGCTGGCGCTGTTGCCGGACTGGCTCGTCAATCACGAGATCGACGCGGGACGTCTGATGCGCCTCTTCACCGATTACGACGTGACGCCGCAGAACGGCGAGGCTGTCGTCTACGCCGCGTATCTGCCCAATCGCCGTCATTCGAGCAAGGTGAAAGCGCTGCTGCGTTTTCTCGAAACGCGCATCGGCGGCGCGACGGAAAGCGCGGCTGAAACGCTTCGTTGA
- the kduD gene encoding 2-dehydro-3-deoxy-D-gluconate 5-dehydrogenase KduD, giving the protein MTSHPSQPLRPFDLSGKVALVTGSNTGLGAGMARALAAAGCDIVGVSRSDDSDTAQQVKALGRRYVGVSADLSDIAPVDDIVRAALEACGRIDVLVNNAGIIRRADALTFSEDDWDAVMNVNLKSAFFLAQAVARHYVEREQRGKIINVASMLSFQGGIRVASYTSSKSGMLGLTRLLANEWAARGINVNAIAPGYMATSNTAALRDDEQRNSEIVARIPAGRWGTPDDLAGPVVFLASPASDYVHGHTLAVDGGWLAR; this is encoded by the coding sequence ATGACTTCGCACCCTTCGCAACCTTTGCGTCCCTTCGATCTCAGCGGCAAGGTCGCGCTCGTCACGGGCAGCAACACGGGGCTCGGCGCGGGCATGGCGCGCGCGCTCGCGGCCGCGGGCTGCGACATCGTCGGCGTGAGCCGTTCGGACGACAGCGACACCGCGCAACAGGTGAAGGCGCTGGGCCGCCGCTATGTCGGCGTGAGCGCCGACCTGTCGGACATCGCACCCGTCGACGACATCGTGCGCGCGGCGCTCGAAGCCTGCGGGCGCATCGACGTGCTGGTGAACAACGCGGGCATCATCCGGCGCGCGGACGCGCTCACGTTCAGCGAGGACGACTGGGACGCGGTGATGAACGTGAACCTGAAGAGCGCGTTCTTTCTGGCGCAGGCCGTTGCGCGCCATTACGTCGAGCGGGAGCAGCGCGGCAAGATCATCAACGTCGCGTCGATGCTGTCGTTCCAGGGCGGCATCCGCGTCGCGTCGTACACGTCGTCGAAAAGCGGCATGCTCGGACTCACGCGCCTGCTTGCCAACGAATGGGCCGCGCGCGGCATCAACGTGAATGCGATCGCGCCGGGCTACATGGCGACGTCGAACACGGCGGCGCTGCGCGACGACGAGCAGCGCAACAGCGAGATCGTCGCGCGCATCCCGGCGGGACGCTGGGGCACGCCTGACGATCTCGCGGGGCCCGTCGTGTTTCTGGCGTCGCCGGCTTCGGACTATGTGCACGGCCATACGCTCGCTGTCGACGGCGGCTGGCTCGCGCGGTGA
- the kduI gene encoding 5-dehydro-4-deoxy-D-glucuronate isomerase produces the protein MEVRQSINSEYAKTLDTAGLRKEFLVEKVFEPDALALTYSHIDRIIVGGAFPQTRAVEVPSSLGKSIGVGYLLERRELGAINIGGDGWVEADGKRFAVRNEEAIYVGKGTQSLTFGSEDAAHPAKFYLNCAPAQATYPTRTITLAEAAPQTLGDPATSNRRTIYKFIVPEVLPTCQLSMGMTKLEPGSLWNTMPCHTHERRMEVYFYFNVADDAAVFHMLGEPQETRHILVHNEQAVISPSWSIHSGVGTRAYTFIWGMVGENQVFSDMDHLAVRDLR, from the coding sequence ATGGAAGTCAGGCAGAGCATCAACAGCGAATACGCAAAAACGCTCGACACGGCAGGCCTCAGAAAAGAGTTTCTGGTCGAGAAAGTGTTCGAGCCGGATGCGCTCGCGCTCACGTATAGCCATATCGACCGGATCATCGTCGGCGGCGCGTTTCCGCAGACGCGCGCCGTCGAAGTGCCCAGCTCGCTCGGCAAGTCGATCGGCGTCGGCTATCTGCTGGAGCGGCGCGAACTCGGCGCGATCAATATCGGCGGTGACGGTTGGGTCGAGGCGGACGGCAAGCGCTTCGCGGTGCGCAACGAGGAAGCGATCTACGTCGGCAAGGGCACGCAGTCGCTGACCTTCGGCAGCGAGGATGCCGCGCATCCCGCGAAGTTCTACCTGAACTGCGCGCCCGCGCAGGCCACGTATCCGACGCGCACCATCACGCTCGCCGAGGCAGCGCCGCAAACGCTCGGCGATCCCGCTACGAGCAATCGCCGCACGATCTACAAGTTCATCGTTCCCGAAGTGCTGCCGACCTGCCAGCTGTCGATGGGCATGACGAAGCTCGAACCCGGCAGCCTCTGGAACACGATGCCTTGCCACACACACGAGCGGCGCATGGAGGTCTATTTCTACTTCAACGTCGCCGACGATGCCGCCGTCTTCCACATGCTCGGCGAGCCCCAGGAGACGCGGCATATTCTCGTGCACAACGAGCAGGCCGTGATCTCGCCGAGCTGGTCGATTCACTCGGGCGTCGGCACGCGCGCCTATACGTTCATCTGGGGCATGGTCGGCGAGAACCAGGTGTTCAGCGACATGGACCATCTCGCCGTGCGCGATCTGCGCTAG
- a CDS encoding 2,4'-dihydroxyacetophenone dioxygenase family protein: MTAPTNGVDAMTPYQLPNPPEALREIVVESAIPQDERVWVPQGENVSFRPLCLNVSSGYWMNLLRVRKSGVLSRHRHPQAVHGMVLKGRWRYLEHDWVATEGSYVFEPPGETHTLYVPEDVEEMITYFQVNGVMYYCDPYGNHTGYEDVFTKLDMCRAHYERVGLGANYVDQFVR; this comes from the coding sequence ATGACAGCCCCAACCAACGGCGTCGACGCGATGACGCCTTATCAACTCCCCAATCCGCCCGAAGCGCTGCGCGAGATCGTCGTCGAGTCGGCGATTCCGCAGGATGAACGCGTCTGGGTGCCGCAGGGAGAGAACGTCTCGTTCCGCCCGCTGTGTCTGAACGTGTCGAGCGGTTACTGGATGAATCTGCTGCGCGTGCGCAAGTCGGGCGTGCTGAGCCGTCATCGCCATCCGCAGGCGGTGCACGGCATGGTGCTCAAAGGGCGCTGGCGCTATCTGGAGCACGACTGGGTCGCCACGGAAGGCAGCTACGTGTTCGAGCCGCCAGGCGAAACGCACACGCTCTATGTACCCGAAGACGTCGAAGAGATGATCACGTACTTCCAGGTCAACGGCGTCATGTACTACTGCGACCCATACGGCAATCACACCGGCTACGAAGACGTGTTCACGAAGCTCGACATGTGCCGCGCGCACTACGAGCGCGTCGGGCTCGGCGCGAACTATGTCGACCAGTTCGTGAGGTGA
- a CDS encoding LysR family transcriptional regulator — MDGFSDLNLFALVARHRNLAAAARELGVTPPAVSKRLAQLERRLGVRLMNRTTRRLSLTPEGELYLANGSRILDELQELEQLVTRSRAEPAGLLRVNASFGFGRARIAPAISDFVARFPSMKIQLHLTDRPMSLQEEGFDLGIRFGEVPDARVNARLLMKNRRIVCASPAYVERHGMPSLPHDLTRHACIVLRENESAYGTWHFSRGKRVETVKVDGPLASNDGSAVLHWALEGRGVVVRSEWEVGEYLERGVLVPLLVDWALPGADIHAIYLERNQLSVKLRTFVDFLGEYLRGFPR; from the coding sequence ATGGATGGCTTTTCAGATCTGAATCTGTTCGCGCTGGTTGCGCGGCATCGCAATCTGGCAGCGGCGGCGCGCGAGCTTGGCGTGACGCCGCCGGCTGTCAGCAAGCGCCTGGCGCAACTCGAGCGGCGGCTCGGGGTGCGCCTGATGAACCGTACGACGCGGCGTCTGAGCCTGACGCCGGAGGGCGAGCTATACCTCGCGAATGGCTCGCGGATACTCGACGAGTTGCAGGAACTCGAACAACTGGTGACGCGTAGCCGCGCTGAACCGGCGGGGTTGTTGCGGGTGAATGCGTCGTTTGGTTTTGGCCGTGCGCGGATTGCGCCTGCGATTTCCGATTTCGTCGCGCGTTTTCCGTCGATGAAGATTCAGCTTCATCTGACCGACAGGCCGATGAGTTTGCAGGAGGAGGGTTTTGATCTTGGCATCCGGTTTGGCGAGGTGCCGGATGCGCGAGTCAATGCGCGCTTGTTGATGAAGAACCGGCGGATCGTGTGCGCGTCGCCCGCGTATGTGGAACGGCATGGGATGCCGTCGCTGCCGCATGATCTGACGCGGCACGCGTGTATCGTGCTGCGCGAGAATGAGTCGGCTTATGGGACGTGGCACTTTTCACGCGGCAAGCGCGTGGAGACTGTGAAGGTGGATGGGCCGCTCGCCAGTAATGATGGTAGTGCAGTGCTGCACTGGGCGCTTGAAGGGCGGGGTGTTGTTGTGCGTTCGGAATGGGAAGTTGGGGAGTATCTGGAGCGGGGCGTGCTCGTGCCGCTTTTGGTTGATTGGGCGCTGCCCGGGGCGGATATTCATGCGATTTATCTTGAGAGGAATCAGTTGTCTGTTAAGTTGCGGACGTTTGTTGATTTTCTTGGGGAGTATTTGCGGGGTTTCCCGCGGTGA